A window of the Streptomyces sp. NBC_00454 genome harbors these coding sequences:
- the pulA gene encoding pullulanase-type alpha-1,6-glucosidase — protein sequence MIRPALAGAAGVLAATLAVTLLPALPAAAADAAKAPPAPPSDAKLAAEPARHDLTREQFYFVLPDRFANGDPGNDRGGLTGSRLETGLDPTDKGFYQGGDLKGLTDRLDYIKGLGTTAIWMAPIFKNQPVQGTGKDVSAGYHGYWITDFTQVDPHFGTNADLERLIDKAHRKGMKVFFDVIANHTADVVDYREASYGYLSKGAFPYLTKDGVPFNDSDYGAGKGKFPAVGADSFPRTPFVPEAKKNFKSPAWLNDPTMYHDRGDSTFAGESSDQGDFFGLDDLWTERPEVVEGMEKIYEKWVKDFDIDGFRIDTVKHVNTEFWTQWATALDKYAAQHGRKDFFMFGEVYSADTAVTSPYVTRGRLDATLDFPLQDAIRAYASQGAGAGRLASVFGDDYRYTTDKANAYEQVTFLGNHDMGRFGTFLKQDRPGAGEQELLDRYRLANELMFFSRGNPVIYSGDEQGFTGAGGDKDARQPLFASRVADYLDDDQLGTARTHASDAYDPEHPLYKEISALSKLTKEHPALRDGVQSERFSDGSVYAFARTGTGSGSGKDARTRTEYLVAANNGTEPRTIELDAPAGAQYRTLYGGGAAGSNAPSRASAAGKLTVTVPALGSVVLQATTPTAEPAASAAKPTITLKAPAPGATGTVELTAEVTGDPLSRVVFAAQTGTDKWQVLGSADHAPYKVTQNLTAPAGTALRYKAVAVDPAGRTASALAASSAGQAPPAEVPTATQREYAIVHYNRPDGDYTDWRLYAWGDLAEGEATPWPAGHAFTGRDAYGAFAYVRLKPGASSIGYLVIDKDGNKDVAADRTVDVTKTGEIWLDQGKEAPRPERPAYPAQDQTKAVLHYQRPDGAYEGWGLHVWTGAATPTDWSKPLLPVRTDSYGAVYEVPLAAGATSLSYILHNGDAKDLPSDQSLDLKATGSGHEVWMLGGKEKYLLPQPAGSAAALDLTKAQAVWIDRDTLAWNAPPAAASLQLLASRDGAITAENGVLHEAGAAWLRLSKTELTAAQKAKFPHLAQYAAFTVDPRDRDRVREALRGQLVASARAANGAVLAATGVQLAGVLDDLYAKDAGSAPLGPVFKDGRPTLSVWAPTARQVALELDGGRTVPMRRDDATGVWSVRGERDWTGKKYRFAVTVWAPSTRQIVRNLVTDPYSTALTTDSAYSLAVDLADPKLAPPGWRELKKPAAVPFASAQIQELHIRDFSVADRTTTHPGQYLAFTDTGSAGMSHLRDLAAAGTSYVHLLPAFDIGTIPEKAADRTEPACDLKVYAPDSEEQQACVAAAAAKDSYNWGYDPLHYTVPEGSYASDPNGTARTVEFRRMVQSLNGAGLRTVMDVVYNHTVAAGQSDKSVLDRIVPGYYQRLLADGSVATSTCCANTAPENAMMGRLVVDSVVTWAKQYKVDGFRFDLMGHHPKANILAVRAALDALTVAKDGVDGKKIVLYGEGWNFGEVANDARFVQATQQNMAGTGIATFSDRARDAVRGGGPFDEDPRVQGFASGLFTAPNSSPANGTAAEQRARLLHDQDLIKVGLTGNLASYAFTDSTGKAVKGSQVDYNGAPAGYAAAPGDALAYVDAHDNESLFDALKYKLPEGTSATDQARMQALGMSVATLSQGPSLSQAGTDLLRSKSLDRNSFDSGDWFNAVHWDCRDGNGFGRGLPPAADNRSKWPYAKPLLATAVTGTPGCTEITGTSAAYRDLLRIRTSEPAFALTSAEAVQSRLAFPLSGPQETPGVITMTLGELVVVFNATPAPQAQRLPALAGTAYGLHPVQASGVDATVKRSAYDAGTGEFTVPGRTVAVFKRS from the coding sequence TTGATACGCCCCGCCCTCGCCGGCGCGGCGGGAGTGCTCGCAGCCACCCTGGCCGTGACGCTCCTGCCCGCCCTCCCCGCCGCTGCGGCCGATGCCGCCAAGGCGCCGCCGGCCCCGCCCTCGGACGCCAAGCTGGCCGCCGAGCCCGCGCGGCACGACCTGACCCGCGAGCAGTTCTACTTCGTGCTCCCGGACCGGTTCGCGAACGGCGATCCCGGCAACGACCGGGGCGGCCTGACCGGTTCCCGGCTGGAGACCGGGCTCGACCCCACGGACAAGGGGTTCTACCAGGGCGGTGACCTCAAGGGGCTGACCGACCGGCTGGACTACATCAAGGGGCTCGGCACCACGGCCATCTGGATGGCGCCGATCTTCAAGAACCAGCCGGTCCAGGGCACGGGCAAGGACGTATCGGCCGGCTACCACGGCTACTGGATCACCGACTTCACCCAGGTCGACCCGCACTTCGGGACCAACGCCGACCTGGAGCGGCTGATCGACAAGGCGCACCGCAAGGGGATGAAGGTCTTCTTCGACGTCATCGCCAACCACACCGCCGACGTGGTCGACTACCGCGAGGCCTCGTACGGGTACCTGTCCAAGGGGGCGTTCCCCTACCTGACCAAGGACGGGGTGCCGTTCAACGACTCCGACTATGGGGCGGGGAAGGGCAAGTTCCCCGCCGTGGGCGCGGACTCCTTCCCCCGTACCCCCTTCGTCCCGGAGGCGAAGAAGAACTTCAAGTCCCCGGCCTGGCTCAACGATCCGACGATGTACCACGACCGGGGCGACTCCACCTTCGCCGGCGAATCCTCCGACCAGGGGGACTTCTTCGGGCTCGACGACCTGTGGACCGAGCGTCCCGAGGTCGTGGAGGGGATGGAGAAGATCTACGAGAAGTGGGTCAAGGACTTCGACATCGACGGGTTCCGGATCGACACGGTCAAGCACGTCAACACCGAGTTCTGGACCCAGTGGGCCACCGCCCTGGACAAGTACGCGGCCCAGCACGGGCGCAAGGACTTCTTCATGTTCGGCGAGGTCTACTCCGCCGACACCGCCGTCACCTCCCCCTACGTGACCCGGGGCCGGCTCGACGCCACCCTCGACTTCCCGCTGCAGGACGCGATCCGCGCCTACGCCTCCCAGGGCGCGGGGGCCGGCCGGCTGGCGTCCGTCTTCGGCGACGACTACCGGTACACGACCGACAAGGCGAACGCGTACGAGCAGGTCACCTTCCTCGGCAACCACGACATGGGGCGCTTCGGGACCTTCCTGAAGCAGGACCGGCCGGGGGCGGGGGAGCAGGAGCTGCTGGACCGCTACCGGCTGGCCAACGAGCTGATGTTCTTCTCCCGGGGCAATCCGGTGATCTACTCCGGTGACGAGCAGGGGTTCACGGGCGCGGGCGGGGACAAGGACGCGCGACAGCCGCTCTTCGCCTCGCGGGTGGCCGACTACCTGGATGACGACCAGCTCGGAACGGCGCGCACGCACGCGAGCGATGCTTACGATCCGGAGCACCCTCTCTACAAGGAGATCAGTGCTCTCTCGAAGCTGACGAAGGAGCACCCCGCCCTGCGGGACGGCGTTCAGAGTGAACGTTTCTCCGACGGGTCCGTCTACGCCTTCGCCCGCACCGGCACCGGCTCGGGCTCCGGCAAGGACGCCCGCACCCGCACCGAGTACCTGGTCGCCGCCAACAACGGCACCGAGCCCCGCACCATCGAGCTCGACGCCCCGGCCGGCGCCCAGTACCGCACCCTCTACGGAGGAGGAGCGGCCGGAAGCAACGCCCCGTCCCGCGCCTCCGCCGCCGGGAAGCTCACCGTCACCGTCCCCGCGCTCGGCTCCGTCGTCCTCCAGGCGACCACCCCGACCGCCGAGCCCGCCGCCTCCGCCGCCAAGCCCACCATCACCCTCAAGGCCCCGGCACCCGGAGCCACCGGCACCGTCGAGCTCACGGCCGAGGTGACCGGCGACCCGCTGAGCCGCGTCGTCTTCGCCGCCCAGACCGGCACTGACAAGTGGCAGGTCCTGGGCTCCGCCGACCACGCCCCCTACAAGGTCACCCAGAACCTCACCGCCCCGGCCGGCACGGCCCTGCGCTACAAGGCCGTGGCCGTCGACCCCGCCGGCCGCACCGCGAGCGCCCTCGCCGCGTCGAGCGCCGGCCAGGCCCCGCCCGCCGAGGTCCCCACCGCCACCCAGCGCGAGTACGCGATCGTCCACTACAACCGCCCCGACGGCGACTACACCGACTGGCGCCTGTACGCCTGGGGCGACCTCGCCGAGGGCGAGGCCACTCCCTGGCCCGCCGGGCACGCCTTCACCGGCCGCGACGCCTACGGAGCCTTCGCCTACGTCCGGCTCAAGCCCGGCGCGAGCAGCATCGGCTACCTCGTCATCGACAAGGACGGCAACAAGGACGTGGCCGCCGACCGCACCGTCGACGTGACGAAGACCGGCGAGATCTGGCTCGACCAGGGCAAGGAAGCCCCCCGCCCAGAGCGCCCCGCCTACCCCGCGCAGGATCAGACCAAGGCCGTCCTGCACTACCAGCGTCCCGACGGCGCCTACGAAGGCTGGGGGCTGCACGTCTGGACGGGCGCCGCGACGCCGACCGACTGGTCCAAGCCGCTGCTCCCCGTCCGCACCGACTCCTACGGGGCCGTCTACGAGGTCCCGCTCGCCGCCGGGGCCACCAGCCTCAGCTACATCCTCCACAACGGCGACGCCAAGGACCTCCCCTCCGACCAGTCCCTCGACCTGAAGGCCACGGGCTCCGGCCACGAGGTGTGGATGCTGGGCGGCAAGGAGAAGTACCTCCTCCCGCAGCCCGCCGGTTCCGCCGCCGCCCTGGACCTCACCAAGGCCCAGGCCGTCTGGATCGACCGGGACACCCTCGCCTGGAACGCCCCGCCGGCCGCCGCCTCGCTCCAGCTCCTCGCCTCCCGCGACGGCGCGATCACCGCCGAGAACGGTGTCCTCCACGAGGCCGGCGCCGCATGGCTGCGCCTGTCGAAGACCGAGCTCACCGCCGCCCAGAAGGCGAAGTTCCCGCACCTGGCCCAGTACGCCGCCTTCACCGTGGACCCGCGCGACCGGGACCGGGTCCGCGAGGCCCTGCGCGGCCAGCTGGTCGCCAGCGCCCGCGCCGCGAACGGCGCCGTCCTGGCGGCCACCGGTGTCCAGCTCGCGGGCGTCCTCGACGACCTGTACGCGAAGGACGCCGGATCCGCCCCGCTCGGCCCGGTCTTCAAGGACGGCCGCCCCACCCTCTCCGTCTGGGCGCCGACCGCCCGGCAGGTCGCCCTGGAGCTCGACGGCGGCCGCACCGTCCCCATGCGCCGCGACGACGCCACCGGTGTGTGGTCGGTGCGCGGGGAGCGCGACTGGACCGGCAAGAAGTACCGCTTCGCCGTCACCGTCTGGGCCCCGAGCACCCGCCAGATCGTCCGGAACCTGGTCACGGACCCCTACTCCACCGCCCTGACCACGGACTCCGCCTACAGCCTGGCCGTGGACCTGGCCGATCCGAAGCTGGCCCCGCCCGGCTGGCGGGAGCTGAAGAAGCCCGCCGCCGTCCCCTTCGCCTCCGCCCAGATCCAGGAGCTCCACATCCGCGACTTCTCCGTCGCGGACCGCACCACCACCCACCCCGGCCAGTACCTGGCCTTCACCGACACCGGCTCGGCGGGCATGAGCCACCTGCGCGACCTGGCCGCCGCCGGGACCTCGTACGTCCACCTGCTGCCCGCCTTCGACATCGGCACCATCCCGGAGAAGGCCGCCGACCGCACCGAGCCCGCCTGCGACCTGAAGGTCTACGCCCCGGACTCCGAGGAGCAGCAGGCCTGCGTGGCCGCCGCGGCCGCGAAGGACTCGTACAACTGGGGTTACGACCCGCTGCACTACACGGTCCCCGAGGGCTCGTACGCCAGCGATCCGAACGGCACGGCCCGCACGGTGGAGTTCCGCCGGATGGTGCAGTCCCTCAACGGCGCGGGCCTGCGCACGGTCATGGACGTGGTCTACAACCACACCGTGGCGGCGGGGCAGTCGGACAAGTCCGTCCTGGACCGCATCGTCCCCGGCTACTACCAGCGGCTGCTGGCCGACGGCTCCGTCGCCACCTCCACCTGCTGCGCCAACACCGCGCCCGAGAACGCCATGATGGGCCGCCTCGTCGTGGACTCGGTCGTCACCTGGGCCAAGCAGTACAAGGTGGACGGCTTCCGCTTCGACCTCATGGGCCACCACCCGAAGGCCAACATCCTGGCGGTGCGCGCCGCCCTCGACGCGCTGACCGTCGCCAAGGACGGGGTCGACGGGAAGAAGATCGTCCTCTACGGGGAGGGCTGGAACTTCGGCGAGGTCGCCAACGACGCCCGCTTCGTCCAGGCCACCCAGCAGAACATGGCCGGCACCGGCATCGCCACCTTCTCCGACCGCGCCCGCGACGCGGTGCGCGGCGGCGGCCCCTTCGACGAGGACCCGCGCGTACAGGGCTTCGCGTCCGGCCTGTTCACGGCGCCGAACTCCTCGCCCGCCAACGGCACGGCCGCCGAGCAGCGGGCCCGGCTCCTCCACGACCAGGACCTGATCAAGGTCGGACTGACCGGCAACCTGGCCTCGTACGCCTTCACGGACTCCACGGGCAAGGCGGTCAAGGGGTCCCAGGTGGACTACAACGGCGCCCCGGCCGGCTACGCGGCGGCGCCCGGCGACGCACTGGCTTATGTGGACGCCCACGACAACGAATCACTCTTCGACGCCCTGAAGTACAAGCTCCCTGAGGGCACTTCGGCCACCGACCAGGCCCGCATGCAGGCCCTGGGGATGTCGGTCGCGACCCTCTCCCAGGGCCCGTCCCTGTCCCAGGCCGGCACGGACCTGCTGCGCTCCAAGTCCCTGGACCGCAACTCCTTCGACAGCGGCGACTGGTTCAACGCCGTCCACTGGGACTGCCGGGACGGGAACGGCTTCGGCCGCGGCCTGCCGCCGGCCGCCGACAACCGTTCCAAGTGGCCCTACGCGAAGCCGCTGCTGGCCACCGCGGTCACTGGAACCCCCGGCTGCACGGAGATCACCGGCACCTCGGCCGCCTACCGGGACCTCCTGCGGATCCGCACGAGCGAACCCGCCTTCGCCCTCACCTCGGCCGAAGCGGTCCAGTCCCGGCTGGCCTTCCCGCTCTCCGGGCCCCAGGAGACCCCGGGCGTGATCACCATGACCCTGGGCGAGCTGGTGGTGGTCTTCAACGCCACCCCGGCGCCTCAAGCGCAGCGCCTCCCCGCCCTCGCGGGCACGGCCTACGGACTGCACCCGGTCCAGGCCTCGGGCGTGGACGCCACGGTCAAGAGGTCGGCGTACGACGCGGGGACGGGGGAGTTCACGGTCCCCGGGCGCACGGTGGCCGTCTTCAAGCGGAGCTGA
- a CDS encoding carbohydrate-binding module family 20 domain-containing protein, whose protein sequence is MPTRARAVRAAAALLSVSAVTAVTALAFVGASAQQAVAAAPGEKDVTAAMFEWRFDSVAKACGESLGPAGYGYVQVSPPQEHIQGSQWWTSYQPVSYKIAGRLGDRAAFKAMVDACHAAGVKVVADSVINHMAAGDGTGTGGSSYTKYNYPGVYSGTDMDDCRATISNYTDRANVQNCELVQLADLDTGEEYVRGRIAGYLNDLLSLGVDGFRIDAAKHMPAADLANIKSRLTNPSAYWKQEAIYGAGEAVSPTEYLGNGDVQEFRYARDLKRVFQSENLAYLKNFGEAWGYMPSGQAGVFVDNHDTERGGDTLNYKDGSAYTLASVFMLAWPYGSPDVHSGYEWTDKDAGPPNGGAVNACYADGWKCQHAWREISSMVGFRNSARGQAVTDWWDNGGDQIAFGRGTKAYVAINHEGSALTRTFQTSLAAGDYCDVQSGRAVTVDSGGRFTATLGAGTAVALHVGARSCGTTSTPTPTPTPSPTVAAGASFAVNATTALGQNIYVTGDRAELGSWNTGSALKLDPAAYPVWKLDVTLPPGTVFAYKYLRKDAAGNVTWESGANRSATVPANGKVTLSDTWRN, encoded by the coding sequence ATGCCCACCCGTGCTCGCGCCGTCAGAGCCGCCGCCGCGCTGCTCTCCGTATCCGCCGTCACCGCCGTGACCGCCCTCGCATTCGTCGGGGCGTCCGCGCAGCAGGCCGTGGCCGCCGCCCCAGGTGAGAAGGACGTCACCGCCGCCATGTTCGAGTGGCGGTTCGACTCCGTGGCCAAGGCCTGCGGGGAGAGTCTCGGGCCCGCCGGGTACGGGTACGTCCAGGTCTCGCCCCCGCAGGAGCACATCCAGGGGTCGCAGTGGTGGACCTCGTACCAGCCCGTCAGCTACAAGATCGCCGGGCGGCTCGGTGACCGGGCCGCCTTCAAGGCGATGGTCGACGCCTGTCACGCGGCCGGTGTGAAGGTCGTCGCCGACTCTGTCATCAACCACATGGCGGCCGGGGACGGGACCGGGACGGGCGGGAGTTCGTACACGAAGTACAACTACCCGGGCGTCTACTCCGGTACCGACATGGACGACTGCCGGGCGACGATCTCCAATTACACCGACCGCGCCAACGTCCAGAACTGCGAGCTCGTGCAGCTCGCCGACCTGGATACGGGCGAGGAGTACGTACGCGGACGGATCGCGGGCTACCTCAACGACCTGCTCTCGCTCGGCGTCGACGGTTTCCGGATCGACGCCGCCAAGCACATGCCCGCCGCCGACCTCGCCAACATCAAGTCGCGGCTGACGAACCCGAGCGCCTATTGGAAGCAGGAGGCGATATACGGGGCCGGGGAAGCCGTCTCGCCGACCGAGTACCTCGGCAACGGTGACGTGCAGGAGTTCCGCTACGCCCGCGACCTCAAGCGGGTCTTCCAGAGCGAGAACCTGGCCTATCTGAAGAACTTCGGTGAGGCCTGGGGGTACATGCCCAGCGGTCAGGCGGGCGTGTTCGTCGACAACCACGACACCGAGCGCGGCGGGGACACCCTCAACTACAAGGACGGGTCCGCCTACACCCTCGCGAGCGTCTTCATGCTGGCCTGGCCCTACGGGTCCCCCGACGTGCATTCCGGTTACGAGTGGACGGACAAGGATGCCGGGCCGCCCAATGGTGGTGCTGTGAACGCCTGTTACGCCGACGGGTGGAAGTGTCAGCACGCCTGGCGGGAGATCTCCTCCATGGTCGGCTTCCGCAACTCCGCGCGCGGGCAGGCCGTCACCGACTGGTGGGACAACGGCGGAGACCAAATCGCCTTCGGGCGGGGGACCAAGGCGTACGTGGCCATCAACCACGAGGGGTCCGCGCTGACGCGGACGTTCCAGACCTCGCTCGCGGCCGGGGACTACTGCGACGTACAGAGCGGGCGCGCGGTCACCGTGGACTCCGGCGGGCGGTTCACCGCGACCCTCGGCGCCGGGACGGCCGTGGCCCTGCACGTCGGCGCACGGAGTTGCGGCACCACCTCTACGCCGACTCCGACCCCCACCCCGTCCCCGACCGTCGCCGCCGGGGCCTCCTTCGCCGTCAACGCCACCACCGCCCTCGGCCAGAACATCTACGTCACCGGCGACCGCGCCGAGCTCGGCAGCTGGAACACCGGCAGCGCCCTCAAGCTCGACCCGGCCGCGTACCCCGTCTGGAAGCTCGACGTCACCCTCCCGCCCGGCACGGTCTTCGCGTACAAGTACCTCCGCAAGGACGCCGCCGGAAACGTCACCTGGGAGAGCGGAGCCAACCGCTCCGCCACCGTCCCCGCGAACGGCAAGGTCACGCTGAGCGACACCTGGCGCAACTGA
- a CDS encoding YrhB domain-containing protein gives MIEKEHAVRLVQALVERNNEEARAAGPPVVETAVSQVTEHPLCWVVAVDSAEYVRTGNYAYRLMGGRLYLVDRVSGGLYEIGGRAFAIEDWEPSYRRLVRGESQGSGGVVRRLFRRGARKGVQWVAPAGGPYSF, from the coding sequence ATGATCGAGAAAGAGCATGCCGTGCGGTTGGTTCAGGCGCTCGTGGAGCGGAACAACGAGGAGGCTCGGGCGGCCGGGCCGCCTGTGGTGGAGACCGCGGTCTCGCAGGTGACGGAGCATCCGTTGTGCTGGGTGGTGGCCGTGGACAGCGCGGAGTACGTGCGCACGGGCAACTACGCTTACCGGCTGATGGGCGGGAGGCTTTACCTCGTGGACCGGGTCAGTGGCGGTCTCTACGAGATCGGTGGGCGGGCCTTCGCCATTGAGGACTGGGAGCCCAGCTACCGCCGGTTGGTCCGGGGTGAGTCGCAGGGCTCCGGCGGGGTGGTGCGCCGGTTGTTCCGGCGAGGGGCGCGCAAGGGCGTGCAGTGGGTTGCTCCCGCGGGTGGTCCGTACTCCTTCTGA
- a CDS encoding helix-turn-helix transcriptional regulator, whose protein sequence is MRPCAPGGAGLSRAAFARRFTTVVGEPPLSYLTTWRMAIAARMLRETVDSPSTVAENAGYTSEFAFAKAFKRHFGAPPGAYRRERRTASASVPV, encoded by the coding sequence ATGCGGCCCTGCGCACCGGGCGGGGCCGGGCTGTCGCGCGCCGCGTTCGCCCGGCGGTTCACCACGGTGGTCGGCGAGCCGCCGCTCAGCTACCTGACGACGTGGCGGATGGCCATCGCGGCCCGGATGCTGCGCGAGACGGTCGACTCGCCGAGCACCGTGGCCGAGAACGCCGGCTACACCTCGGAATTCGCGTTCGCCAAGGCGTTCAAGCGGCACTTCGGCGCCCCGCCCGGGGCCTATCGCCGGGAGCGGCGGACGGCTTCGGCTTCGGTGCCCGTTTGA
- a CDS encoding LacI family DNA-binding transcriptional regulator — translation MVAGVTSPLRLTDIAAQAAVSEATVSRVLNGKSGVASGTRHKVLAAMDLLGYERPVRLRRRSNGLVGLLTPELTNPIFPAFAQVIEQALAGHGYTPVLCTQTPGGATEDELVEQLEERGVTGIVFLSGLHADSSADPSRYQRLAARGVPFVLINGFNEQVQAPFISPDDRAAAEMAVRHLEDLGHRRIGLAIGPTRYVPSARKEAGFTAALPSAAAEGLIQRTLFTVEGGHAAGGALLDRGCTGIVCGSDPMALGVIRAARERGLRVPEDISVVGFDDSPLIAFTDPPLTTIRQPVRAMATAAVGALLEAVAGTPVQRTEYIFQPELVVRGSTGQGPGPG, via the coding sequence GTGGTGGCAGGGGTGACTTCCCCCCTGAGGCTGACGGACATCGCCGCGCAGGCCGCGGTCAGCGAGGCGACCGTCAGCCGCGTGCTCAACGGCAAGTCGGGCGTGGCGTCCGGCACCCGTCACAAGGTGCTGGCCGCCATGGACCTGCTGGGCTACGAACGCCCGGTGCGGCTGCGGCGGCGCAGCAACGGGCTGGTGGGTCTCCTCACCCCGGAGCTCACCAACCCCATCTTCCCGGCGTTCGCCCAGGTCATCGAACAGGCCCTGGCCGGCCACGGCTACACCCCGGTGCTGTGCACGCAGACCCCGGGCGGGGCCACCGAGGACGAGCTGGTGGAACAGCTGGAGGAACGCGGCGTCACCGGCATCGTGTTCCTCTCCGGGCTGCACGCGGACTCCTCCGCGGACCCCTCCCGCTACCAGCGCCTCGCGGCCCGGGGCGTCCCGTTCGTCCTGATCAACGGCTTCAACGAACAGGTCCAGGCTCCCTTCATCTCCCCCGACGACCGCGCGGCGGCGGAGATGGCCGTCCGTCACCTGGAGGACCTGGGCCACCGCAGGATCGGCCTGGCCATAGGGCCGACGCGCTACGTGCCTTCGGCGCGCAAGGAGGCGGGTTTCACCGCCGCCCTCCCGTCGGCGGCGGCCGAGGGGCTCATCCAGCGCACCCTCTTCACGGTCGAGGGCGGCCACGCGGCCGGCGGAGCCCTCCTGGACCGGGGCTGCACGGGCATCGTGTGCGGCAGCGACCCCATGGCCCTGGGCGTCATCCGCGCGGCCCGCGAACGCGGACTGCGCGTCCCCGAGGACATCTCGGTCGTCGGCTTCGACGACTCCCCGCTCATCGCCTTCACGGACCCGCCACTGACCACCATCCGCCAGCCGGTCCGCGCCATGGCCACGGCAGCGGTCGGAGCCCTCCTGGAGGCCGTCGCCGGCACCCCGGTCCAGCGGACCGAGTACATCTTCCAGCCGGAGCTCGTGGTCCGGGGGTCCACGGGGCAGGGGCCGGGGCCGGGGTAG